Proteins co-encoded in one Chroicocephalus ridibundus chromosome 6, bChrRid1.1, whole genome shotgun sequence genomic window:
- the LOC134517372 gene encoding protein NDNF-like — translation MSWFWFYLPLRLLMAACLCHSIKDPTTSSQQSFKTDLFNFYHSLILADGKETTVHLLKDIPRRYYFVLEEGRALAPFTITVTPCDVPIEWSILVHKASASFLGKAARGDHDTQEVSKSQKASSMVSTIFNYKGNSVETYMGMSSHSALYMLEFLSTERDTHITVYLTTDTTSGHLYPELPMDPRIDVIGIGHTTVTLTWKHSPSVLQHRENIQYCLLVNEKHNYKSLCAAETAIRSSGMKLPPTLALSLSPYLLEPQQVMILSNSELSIINRVSSGEVRQICMGTKNTYTVPNLSPSTQYYFDVFVVNLLTNASAAYTGTFARTLEEPEPKVMELKDGKVIQVVLDGKKQKFYSLQYQARHKKIQFTFQLCRGQVRVHITKNGKTVASENVSGLRYFSLKGKLLDTYLVQLRSTEETNSSVKVQVSPHFHKPLFPLLPESLKIKSFSKLRTCNSVTIAWLGTQEESKYCVYKKKIEEDQVWMELRSADRCSGPESRHKSEKVLCKYFYDINLQRAVTTETIKGLDAGTLYLFDVYLFGPSGIPVRYHSKVVKTRKRC, via the exons ATGTCCTGGTTCTGGTTTTACCTGCCTCTCCGTCTTCTCATGGCGGCTTGCTTGTGTCATTCCATAAAAGACCCCACCACCAGTTCCCAACAGAGCTTCAAGACCGATCTCTTCAATTTCTACCACTCCCTGATACTTGCTGATGGCAAGGAAACTACAGTTCACCTGCTGAAGGATATACCTAGAAG GTACTACTTTGTTTTGGAGGAAGGCAGAGCCCTTGCACCTTTCACAATAACAGTGACCCCCTGTGACGTTCCCATCGAATGGAGCATACTTGTGCACAAAGCTTCCGCAAGTTTCCTTGGAAAAGCAGCACGAG GCGATCATGATACACAAGAGGTCTCAAAATCTCAGAAGGCTTCAAGCATGGTGTCCACCATTTTTAACTACAAGGGAAATTCTGTAGAGACTTACATGGGTATGTCTTCTCATTCTGCCCTTTACATGCTAGAGTTCTTATCCACTGAGCGAGACACACACATTACTGTGTACTTAACAACTGACACAACATCCGGGCACCTCTATCCAGAGCTTCCAATGGACCCACGCATAGATGTTATCGGCATTGGGCATACAACAGTGACTCTGACCTGGAAACATAGTCCCTCTGTCTTGCAACATAGGGAAAACATCCAGTACTGTCTTCTAGTGAATGAAAAGCACAACTATAAGAGCTTATGTGCTGCTGAGACAGCAATCAGATCCTCTGGAATGAAACTGCCACCTACATTAGCTTTGTCTCTCTCCCCGTACCTTCTTGAACCGCAACAGGTGATGATATTGTCCAACAGTGAATTGAGCATCATCAACAGAGTGAGCAGTGGGGAAGTCAGGCAGATATGCATGGGTACCAAGAACACTTACACAGTGCCCAATCTCAGTCCCAGCACTCAGtattattttgatgtttttgttgTCAATCTCCTCACAAACGCCAGCGCTGCTTACACCGGCACATTTGCAAGAACCCTGGAAGAACCTGAACCTAAGGTGATGGAGCTGAAAGATGGGAAAGTGATTCAGGTTGTCCTGGatgggaaaaaacagaaattctACAGTCTGCAGTACCAGGCAAGGCACAAGAAAATACAATTCACCTTTCAGTTGTGTCGTGGCCAAGTACGGGTTCACATAACAAAAAATGGTAAAACAGTGGCATCAGAAAACGTCTCAGGGCTGAGGTATTTCTCACTGAAGGGAAAGCTGCTGGACACATATTTGGTGCAGCTGAGGTCCACAGAAGAGACTAACTCTTCTGTGAAAGTACAGGTGTCCCCCCATTTCCACAAGCCCTTATTCCCTCTTCTTCCAGAGagcttaaaaattaagtcctTCAGTAAGCTGAGGACCTGCAACTCTGTCACCATTGCCTGGCTAGGAACGCAAGAGGAGAGCAAGTACTGTGTGTACAAGAAAAAGATTGAAGAAGATCAGGTCTGGATGGAACTGCGGAGTGCGGACAGGTGCTCTGGACCTGAATCCCGGCACAAGTCAGAGAAAGTGCTGTGCAAGTATTTCTATGATATAAATCTCCAGCGAGCCGTCACCACAGAGACCATCAAAGGGTTGGATGCAGGGACACTTTACTTGTTTGATGTTTATCTCTTCGGGCCATCTGGCATCCCTGTCAGATATCACAGCAAAGTtgtgaaaaccagaaaaagatgttga